The genome window GTTGCCGTTTTCATTCAGCAGATTCGTAGATGCGTCTATGGATATGGTGGAACCTTGCATGATCTGATTTGTAGCTGGGCTAAATGCAGGCTCGCCTTGCAATACTCCGGTGAGTGCAAAAGGGATCACTCTCAACTTCAGGAATCTGCCCAAATCGTCATCAGTAATGGTGTAAGACAAACTGTTGGCACCAACAATGGCTACATAATATCCACTGGGATTAGCTTCAGTGGAACGCATCCATTGGATGGTCGTGCTTCCCGTATCCTCTAAGTCATTATCAGCATCATAATAGCCATAGTTTCCAGTCAATGTCTGTCCCACCCTGGGGACATCAGGTGGATTCACAAGAGATACTGTTGCTGTGGGTGCAGTGTTTGTATCCAGTGTGATATAGCCATAATCTCCTGTTGAATACACTATGGAACTTAGGACGGTATTGAACATCCCATCATCACCATAGATCTGAGTGCGAACCTTGAAACTGTTCATCCCAGTAGGCGGCTCAGGTAGCACGAAAGTCAATGATCTGGTAATGTGTACGCCATTGACTACCGTTTGATCGACGAAAGTGTTGGTTGTAACATCTGTAGTAGTCGACGATCCGGTGCCATTTTGTCCTGAATACCAGTAGATACGAATCTTATTCAGATTTGTTGATCCCAACGAAGCACCCTGGATCAATCCTTCGATTTCATCAAACTCACTGAGTGTGAAGTTGTAAGTAACGGTTATAGTATCCCCTGGTCTGGCTAATTGAGGGCTACTGTCATCTGTAGATAAACTTGCTGTTATCAAGCTGATACCGGCTCCAAAAGCCATTACAGTGAACAGCCCAAAGACAAGCAAAGTTAATAATCTCTTGCACATAATATTCCTCCAAGAATGTAATTTTGCATTTATACTCTACTCGTTTCAACCTGGTCTTAAGCGCAATCCGAAAACCACTCTATCTATAATAATATCTATAATAGCCAGAATGCCTTATTTGTCAAGCAAAAAAGGCAAATTACGAATGTGGATAAATAGGTGTTGATATCTTTCAACATCACTAATGAATATTCCTGCGATCCTCCAGAAATAAGGTTACAATAAGCTTTCCATACCATCATGTTTATATTACTATAATAGATATGGGCTTATGTGATTTACATCGTCCAAAATGCATTTGTCGTGCCTGCTGATATCGATATTTGTTAATTTTCTTCTATTCCTGGTGTTGAAAAGATTCTACATTATTCCGATGTCTCACCCAGCAGTTAACAAGGGCATTATCCCACAAGCAGTGAGACCGATAGCTGACGTTTCGTCAATCACCCAATATACTTTGCAATACCTATCCATTCCCTGCCATCATAGTACTCTTCACACAAAAAAGTCCCGCTTGTGGGCGGGACTAATGTGGATCGGCGGTCTGTTCTATTTCATCAAGCTAATTTTTTTACTAAGTGTATTGTGTTTACTGCTTACTCTCAGCAGATAAACTCCAGTTCCCACGCTGCTGCCCCGCGCATTTATGCCATTCCACACGAAGCTGTGTTCACCGGCGCCAAGATATCCAGTATGCAGATCATATACTTTTTGTCCTTTCATATTGTAGATGGCGGCATCCACGTTTTGTGCTTCCGGATTATTCAAATAGATGGTTGTAGTTGGGTTAAAGGGATTTGGGTAACTCTTCAGCACAATATTGAGTGGGCTGACGTCGTCTTCGTTTGCCGTAATCGGAGAAAGAATGACGAAACCATTTCTGATGTTTGTGATCTGTGTTTCGTTCATGTAGAAATTGCTGAAGGTAACGGGTACCATCTCTATTTGGCTAGTATTTCCGATGCCCCTGAAGCTCAGTTTCATCAGAGGTAGAATGTCACCTCCGATTGACTGTTCTGAATCGCAGCTAATGTGTAATACACCTGGTTCCAGAGTGTTTATGGTCACGTTATCGATCCCTTCCAGCAAGGTATCTTCACTGATGACATCAGCCAGTTCGACTTTTGTGCCGTCGAAATTGATCTGGTATTCAATGTGAGTTACATCCCAGGAAGGTGGTAGGTAGCTGCTTTCCATAAGCATTGTTCCCAGCTGATTGTAGCCCAGATGTACTACATTGTTCACAGATATAGAAGTCTCTGCCAAAGTAGCGACGGGGGCTACAATGTCAATCAGGAGCGGATCCACATTTTGCAGATACTGCCCATTGTATGCCATATCTACCTGCCCAAAATAGTAATTACCCGGATTCAAAGCTCTGAAGCGGAATTTGAAGAGATCTCCAGCTCCGGAGAGTGCCGTGCTTCCCGACCACGTGATGTGCAGGTAACCGGTTTCTTCGTCATTTATTACTTGCATGTTTCCGCCTTCAGTCATAGTATCACTGAGATCATATTCGAGATACTGCATGGAGTTAGAATCGTAAAACAGGCTTAGCGATACACTGTTTACACCCCAACTTGCCAGCACCGGATAGGTGGCTAGTCTCAAGGTCAAAGGATCTCCCGCCATGGGGATATTTGCTTTCAGTTGAATCCTGGGATCCGTAATGCTATAGTTTTCCGGGATGGTATTGATGATTGTGGCTTGATACAGGTTAAAATCGTAGCTGCCGGGACTGATGTCGTCCAGATAGAAGTATCCATTGTAAGATCCGCCCCAACCGAAGTTGAAATGGATGTAATCCGTGCCTTGATAGCCGTCGCAATTCCAGGCATGACCGGATGAGTTATTGGATCCGCTGTAATACAAAGGCGAGCCGTTGTCCAACTGCTCCCGCAACATGCTGAGCCAATTGCTTGTGCTGTAGTACTGTTTCTGTTCATAAGCTGCATTTGGATAACGGAAATATTCCTGAAACGCGTTTTGTGCTTTCATTCCATTTGAGCCTGATCCATCCGGAGCAAAGCCCATTTCCACTCCCACTGCAGTGTGGTAGATCAAGGTGGCTATTGGGATGTTTGAGCTGCTGATCGCATTGGGCATCTCATCCCAAAGGTAAGTGGTGTTGCCATAGTTTACACTTTGATATCCGTAGCCGTAGGCATAATAGCTGGAATTACCCTCTCCTGTGATAGGTTTGTTCCAGTATTTCATCACCTGAGCCATAGCTGTCGCAACGCAACCGGCGTAAACCCTACCCCCGGGACCTGCGGCGTCTGCAGGGCACAATTCATTGTAAGGCCAATCCTGATTCCAATTTGTCTGAATCAGGGGATTTACATCCCTGGTGCGGGGTAAGTTGCCAAAATCGTTTTCACCATATTCTCGCCAAAGACCGGAATTAGCTTCATTTTCTACTAAATTATCCCTTATATATCTGGTGTTTTGAGCATAGTAATCCAACCACATCAGGAAAGCGGGAGGCATGTCGTTCAGATCGTCGCAGGGGCTTGAAGAATACGCCAGAACGGGAGGCATATTGCTGTCAGAAGAGACAAGCGTGAAAGCTCCATTATTGAAATGGATCAGATACAATTCCGGTTCTTCTTCAGGACTAAAATCTGTCCGCAAACTTTGGGACTTCAGAGTGCCACCCTGGAAACTTTTCATCTCCAACAACTGATAAGCTGAACCAGGTTGATGGTGTTGCATCCAGTTTTGCGCAACCGTAAGCGCTTGGTCAGGGCTGATGAATGATGCGCCAAGCCCCAAGCAAAACAGCAGCATTGCCGCGCACAATATGCAACTCTTCAGTCGGTTGAAATACGTCATTAAGACCTCCTGATCTCATTGATATATACTTTCTACTACATAACAGTAATACAATATTTGAGCCAAAACGAAGATTATTCAGGGCATT of Candidatus Cloacimonadota bacterium contains these proteins:
- a CDS encoding C10 family peptidase, which codes for MTYFNRLKSCILCAAMLLFCLGLGASFISPDQALTVAQNWMQHHQPGSAYQLLEMKSFQGGTLKSQSLRTDFSPEEEPELYLIHFNNGAFTLVSSDSNMPPVLAYSSSPCDDLNDMPPAFLMWLDYYAQNTRYIRDNLVENEANSGLWREYGENDFGNLPRTRDVNPLIQTNWNQDWPYNELCPADAAGPGGRVYAGCVATAMAQVMKYWNKPITGEGNSSYYAYGYGYQSVNYGNTTYLWDEMPNAISSSNIPIATLIYHTAVGVEMGFAPDGSGSNGMKAQNAFQEYFRYPNAAYEQKQYYSTSNWLSMLREQLDNGSPLYYSGSNNSSGHAWNCDGYQGTDYIHFNFGWGGSYNGYFYLDDISPGSYDFNLYQATIINTIPENYSITDPRIQLKANIPMAGDPLTLRLATYPVLASWGVNSVSLSLFYDSNSMQYLEYDLSDTMTEGGNMQVINDEETGYLHITWSGSTALSGAGDLFKFRFRALNPGNYYFGQVDMAYNGQYLQNVDPLLIDIVAPVATLAETSISVNNVVHLGYNQLGTMLMESSYLPPSWDVTHIEYQINFDGTKVELADVISEDTLLEGIDNVTINTLEPGVLHISCDSEQSIGGDILPLMKLSFRGIGNTSQIEMVPVTFSNFYMNETQITNIRNGFVILSPITANEDDVSPLNIVLKSYPNPFNPTTTIYLNNPEAQNVDAAIYNMKGQKVYDLHTGYLGAGEHSFVWNGINARGSSVGTGVYLLRVSSKHNTLSKKISLMK